CGCGCTCCTGACCGTGGACGCCGTCACCACCGCCGGAATGGAACCCTTCCACATGGCGCAGTGGGGCGTGGACTACGCCTACACCGGCGCGCAGAAATGCCTCAGCGCCCCCCCCGGCCTCGCCCCGGTCGCCATCAGCGAACGCGCCTTCGCCCGCTTCGCCGCGCGCCGCACCCCCACACCCCTCTGGTACTGCGACTTCGAAGGCCTGCGCGACTACTGGGAGGATCACTCCTACCACCACACCGTGCCCGTCAACCTGCACTACGCGCTGCACGCCGCCCTGCGCGCGGCTCTCGACGAGGGCCTCGAGAACCGCCAGCGGCGCGTCCAGCAGGTCGGGGCGGCCATCCAGGTGGCGCTCGCGCCGCTGGGCTTCACGCCGTACGTCCGCCGACCCGAGGACCGCCTGCCCACCGTCCTCGCCCTGCGCCTCCCCGAGGGTTTCGACGATGCCGGCGTCCGCAAGGCCCTGCGCGACCGGCACATCAGCGTCACCGGCGGCCTGGGCCCCACGGCCGGCCTGATCTGGCGTCTGGGTCTGATGGGCGAAACCGCCCGCCCCGGACCGTACCTCACGCTGATGCACGCCCTGGAAGACCTGCTCGGAGAACGCGGCCTCGCCGACCGCTTCCAGGCGGCCCTTGAACCCGTTCCAGCCTGATGACCCACGCACAGTTAGGGCCGCCCTCGGCATGGGCGGCCCTTCCCGTGACGGCGTGCCTAGCCCATGCGGCCCGTGCGGATCACGTCCGCGATCACCGGCGGCAGGTTCCACGCCATGATGTCGAACGCACTCGACGCGAAATCGTACGTGACCTTATGTAGCGTCACCTTCGGCTTGCGGCCCACGCAATCGACCAGCACCACATCCGCACCCGGCTCGTGATTCAGCGTCAGGCCCACGCTGCCCGGATCCACGAACGTCGTATCTCCAATCACCCGGATGAACGGCACGTGCGTCCCACCCACCAGCACCACCCGCGCTCCCAGCGAATCCGCCAGCGTCTCCAGTTCCCGCTCGGGCGCCATCAGGTCCATGCGCTGCTCCGGGTCATGCGGACTGCCATGGAAGAACCGCACGCGCCCCACCGGCGTCATGATCCGCCCGCCCGGCGGCAGCCGACGCAGGAAATCCACCTGATCCGGCGTCAGCATCTTCTTCGTCCAGTTCAGCACCTGATCCGCCACGCCCTTCCGGTCCGCCCGTTCGCCCATGTCCATGGCGACACGCATGTCACTGGACCCCAGGCCCACAACCCAGCCTTCCCGCTTCACGAAATCGATGACCGGACCCGGGCTGGCCCCATACCCCACCAGATCCCCGACGACGATCACCTGATTCACGATGTTCTCCGACAGGAACCGCTTCACGGCCGTCAGTGCGTGAATGTTCCCGTGAATGTCACTGATAAACGCCAGTCTCAAGGTGCGTTCATCCTAGACCAAAACACGCCGACCCACCCACCCAACCCACCCGACAGGCCCCTATAGTGGCGGCGATGCCCACCCCCGCCACCGGCCTCCTCCTCGGACTGCTGCTCGCCGCCTGCGGCCTCCCGCTCCCCTGGAGCGCCCTGAGCTTCATCCCGCTGACCCTGATCCTCGTCTTCACCGCCCGTGCCGACACGCCCCGCCACGCCGCCGGACGAGCCTTCTGGGTGGGCTTCGGGTACTTCGGCCTGCACCTGTGGTGGCTGGGCGCGTTCCTCGTGAATCTCCTCGGATTCCCACCCCTCGGCGCGGCCGCCGCTCTCCTGTTTGCCCTGGAAGGCGCGTTCCTGGTCATCACGGCCTTCCTGGCCACCAGCGTCGCCCGCACCAGAACCGGTCGCATCTGGACCCTCGCGGGCGCGTGGGTCATCCTGGAATGGCTGCGGTTCCTCGGCCCGCTCGCATTCCCCTGGCCGACCCTCGGGTATACGCTGCTGCCCACCCCCGCCATCCAGATCGCGGACCTGGGCGGCGTCCTCCTGGGCAGCGTGCTGATCTCCTTTACCGCCGCCAGCCTCGCCCACGCCTGGACCGAACGCGGACAGTGGGGGAGACGTCCCCTCGCACCCGCCTTGCTGGCGGCCATCGCCTGGGCCGCTGCCCTCGGCTACGGCCTCACCCGCACCCCCGGCACCGGACCCGAACAACCCATGCGCGTCATGCGCGTCACCTTCGACGTGTTCGCGCGGGCCAGTAACTCCTCCGACGCCATCGCGGAATTCGAGGCGCAACGAGCCGCCAGTCTCAACCGGCCCCAAGGCAGCGTCGTCGTCTGGAGTGAAAGTGCCACCCGTAACCAGTCCACACCTGCTCAGCCACGCACCGCCATCCCTGGCTTCCCAGGACCTGGAATCACCGGGTACAGCGGCGCGCAGTTCACGCCACTCCCGAACAACCAGTACCGCACCGAGGAATTCAACACCGTCACCACCCTCGACACCGCAGGCCGCATCCAGAGCGTCAATGCCAAGGCTCAACCCGTCCCCTTCGGCGAACTGTTCCCTCTGCGCCCCATCCTGAACCCCATCTATGGCCTGCTCGAACGCAACCTCGGCTTCACGCTCGGCAGCATGCCCCGCAACCTCACTCCCACGCCCCTCAGCCTGAATGGCGTGCTGTACGGCGCGTACATCTGCTACGACAGCGTGTTCCCGCGGGTGGCCCGCGCTCTGGCCGCGCAGGGCGCGCAGGTTCTCGTGAACCCCAGCAACGACGGCTGGTACCAGGGCTGGGGCGTGCAGCAGCACTTCAGCATGGGCCGAGTCCGCGCCATCGAAACGCGCCGCTGGCTGGTGCGCAGCGTCAACAACGGTGTCGCCGGGGCGGTGAACGATCTCGGCCAGCCCGTGCAGATTGTCGAGAGCGGTGACGAGTTGCAGGTGCTTGATGTCCGCCCCAGGCTCCTGACGGGAACCACGCTGTACGTCCGCCTGGGCGACTGGCCCGCGCTGGTGCTGGCATTGAGCATGGTCGTGTACGGGATGACGCGGCGCGAGCGGATGCTCTGACCTCTGGTGAGATGCTGTCTGAGGCGTGAGGGAGGTGTGGCCGGATCGTGTCTCGATCCTTCCCCAGATACCCCTCCGTTGATAATGCATGTTATCATCGGATCACATGTCAGAGATCACGCCCTACCTCGGCGACCGGCTGGCCCAGGCCCGTGCCCTTGCCGGACTGTCCGACGAGGCCCTGCGCGTCCGCGCCATCACCGCCGCCCGCGACAAGTCCTTCGAGGACCTGTGGTCCCTGACACTCGCGTACCTGAGCAGCGACACCAGCGCCGGCGTGAAACTCAGCCCGCACACCCTGCGCGCCTACCGCAAGGGCGTCGAGGTGCTGCTGGAGCACGCGTCGTCGAACGCCTGGAACCTGCTGCACCCGGGTCGCCGTGAGCCTGGGCTGTACGTGGCCGCGCTGACGGCGTCCGGCCTGAAGCCCGCGACGGTCATGGCCCGCGTGGCAGCCGCCGGGGCGCTGTACCGGGCGCTGCGCTGGGCCGGTGCCACGGATGCCGATCCGTTCGCGGACGTGAAGCGCCCCAAGGACCGCACGAAGGGCGTGGTGAAGAATCCACCGTACCGGGAGGATTTCGTGCAGGCCATGCTGGTCGAGGCGGACCCGCACGAGGCGGCGCTGCTGCTGCTGCTCACGCATGCGGGCCTGCGGATCGCGGAGGCCCTTGCGGTGGAGTGGGTGCATGTGAACCTGTCCGGGCGTCGCCTGCTGGTCGCGCACGGCAAGGGGGACAAGGCGCGGATGGTCCCCATGAGTGCCCGCCTGCGCGAGGCGCTGGAGGTGCTGCGGGGTGCGGCGCCTTCCCAGGGGTTCGTGCTGCCCTGGCGGGCGTATTCCACGGCGTATGAGCGGTTGCAGCGGGTGGCCCTCCGGTGCGGGCGGGAACATGAGTTCCGGGGCTTTCACGCGGGCCGGAAGTACGCCGGGACCCAGCTGTACGCGGCGGTCAAGGATTTCACGCGGGTGGCGGGTTTCCTTGGGCACGAACAGGTCGACACGACGCGCCGGTACGTGGAGGTTCCGGAGGACGACCTGGCGGAGGCCATCGAGGCATTCCGGTAGGTCCGTTACCCTTCGGCGCGGTTTGCCGGGGTGTTCCTGACCTTCCTGTGCGCCTGATGATTTTACGTCGTCCTGGACGGCATTTCTGGGGACATGTTAACTGACCGCCTAGGCAGAAGCTCTGGCGGTCAGTCGGGGTCTTGCGTTCAGGTTTCGATGTCGTCGCGTTTCGCGGCGGTCAGGAAGCGGATCGCGCCGGGCAGGATCTGCGCGGTGAACGGTGTCGTCTCGACGTGCAGTTCACCGTCGTACTGCAGCGGGAAGGGGTCGTCCGCGTCGATCTCGATGTGCCTCGCCTCGATCGTTTCCAGGTTGCCGCTGAAGATGGGGTCACCCAGGTTGAGTTTCACGCGGACCGAGTCGATCAGGTTCGGGATGAGCCGCATGATGTTCCCGGCTTTCAGCAGGATCACGGTGAAGCGGCCGTCGCTGGGGCTGATATCACTGGTGATCGGCAGGCGGTAGTTCGCCATGCCGAAGTTCGCGACCATCACGCCGATCCCCTCGAAGTCGCGCACCTCACCGTCGATCTTCAGGTGGAAGACGGTCTTCTTGGGGTTGAGTTGCTTCATGGCGCTCATGACGTACGCCATGACGCCGAAGCGTTCCTTGAGTTCCTCACTGTCGCGGATCATGCTGGCGTCCGCGCCTGCACCGGCCAGCATGCAGAAGCCGCTCTTCTCGTCCTTGACAGTAATTTCACCCATGTCCACCCGCAGGGCGTGGCCCTCGATCATGATCTCCGCGAGGGACTTCGCGTCCTGCGGGAGGTCGAGGTTCTGCGCGATGAGGTTCGCGGTGCCGGCCGGGAACGCCAGCATCGGGACGTTCTTGTACCGCGAGGCGTAGGCGAGGCTGCTGACGGTGCCGTCCCCGCCCGCTCCGACGAGGTACGTGAACTGCTCGATGTCCGTCACGTAGTCGGCCATGGGGGTATCGGGTTGAAGTTCGCGTTCGGTCACGTCTGCGCCGGCTTCCTTGAGCAGGCGGATGAATTCGGGCAGTTCGCTGTCGCCGCTGCCGCTTTTGGGATTGAAGACCACGAGGATTCGTTTCCCGTTGAGGGTCCCGGTGGAGGTAGGAGCGTTGCCTGTCATCTCATGCATTAGACTGCCTTCACGGAGGAAAGGACATGCTGCGTTTCTTTGTTGCTTCTTTACTGATGGCTGGCGGTCTGGTGGCGTGCGCCCCAGCTCAGCAGGGCGCGTCCCAGATGGTGACGGTCACGCCCATGCTGATCAAGGTGTCCGAGGGGGCCGCGCGGAGCGGCACGGTGACCATTCAGGGTCGTTACCTGGGCGGACCCAGCGCCGGCAAGGTGCGGCTCGGGGCGACCGAGCAGGGTGAGGGCGGGTACGTGTTCCCGGCGGCGGCCGTGCAGTCGTGGACGGACACGCAGATCGTGCTGACCGTCCCGGCCGACGCGCCGGTCGGCGGCAGCTGGCTGTTCGTCGAGGTCGGCGGGATGCGGTCCACGGGCCTGCCGTTCAGCGTCAGGCAGTAAGTGACCGCTCAGGGGGCGGCTCCGGGGGTCCGGGGTCGCCCTCTCCCCTGCCGCGGTGCGTGAGCCGTCCGGCGGATGGGGGTTTTGCCGTGCAGGCGCTATGCTGCTCGGGTTATGGCGATCAACCGCCCCAAGGGCACAGAAGATCACCTCCCGGCCCTGAGTCCGAAACTCACGCTTGACGTTTCGGCTCAGGCGCACGGCTGGCTGGTGGAGAAGGCAAGGCGCGTCCTGGAACGCGCAGGCGCGCAGCGCATCGACACGCCCCTGTTCGAGGAGGCGGACCTCGTCAAACGCGGCGTGGGGGGCAGCACGGACATCGTCCGTAAGGAGATGTTCACCGTGTACTACTTCGGGGATCACGGCGGGTACATCCTGCGGCCCGAGGGCACGGCGGCGATCGTGCGCGCGTACCTGCAGAACGGACTGAAGCAGCTGCCCGCACCACTGAAGTTGTGGACGCATGGACCGATGTTCCGCGCGGAGCGGCAGCAGCGCGGGCGCCTGCGGCAGTTCCATCAGGTGGATTACGAGGTGCTGGGCAGCACGGACGCGCTCGTGGACGCTGAGGCGATTGCGCTGATGGTCGGCGTGGTACGCGAACTGGGCCTGACGGGCGTGCGCGTGAAGCTGGGCAGCATCGGCGACCCGGAGGACCGTGAGCGGTACAACACGTACCTGCGTGAGCTGTTCACGCCGCAGTTGGAGCGCCTGTCGGACGACTCGAAGGACCGCCTGACCCGCAACCCGATGCGCATCCTGGACAGCAAGAGCGCCGGCGATCAGGAACTCCTCGCGGAACTCGGCGTGCGGCCCATGCTGGACTTCCTGGGTGAGGAGGCGGGCGCGCACTTCCGCACCGTGCAGGCCTACCTGACCGAGTGGGGCGTCGAGTACGACATCGACCCGAGCATCGTGCGCGGCCTGGACTACTACCGCCTCACCGCGTGGGAACTCCACCACGAGGGCGTCGGCGCGAAGTCCGCGCTGGGCGGCGGGGGCCGCTACGACGGCCTCGCGCAGGAACTCGGCAGCAAGGAGACCATCCCCGGGATCGGCTGGGCGTTCGGCGTCGAACGGCTCCTGCTAGCGCTGGAAGCCGAGGGCATGGCCCTCCCGGAGATCGCCGGGCCGCTGCTGTACGTCGCCGCGCTGGACGAGGTGAACGTCCCGCACGCCGCGCGGACCGCCATGAGCGCCCGCGCGCACGCCCGCGCGGAATTCGCATACCGCGCGATGAAACCCGCCGCCGCCTTCCGCGATGCTGAACGGCGTGGCGCGCACTGGGTGGCCCTTCTCGGGACCGACGAGGTCACGCAGGGCACCCTCAGCCTCAAGAACATCAGGACCGGTGAGCAGCGCAGCCTCGCCGCCGCCGACCTCGCCACCTTCCTTCAGGAGCACGTATGAAACGCACCGCCATGATCGGCCACCTCACGCCCGCGCACGCCGGGCAGACCGTCACCCTGCAGGGCTGGGTGAACCGCCGCCGCGACCTGGGCGGCCTGATCTTCCTGGAACTGCGCGACCGCAGCGGGCTGGTGCAGGTGCAGGTCGAACCGGACTCCGCCGCGTTCGCCGACGCGGACCGCCTGCGCGCCGAGTACGTCGCGGAGATCGAGGGCACGTACCAGGCCCGCCCCGAGAGCCAGCGCAAGGGGGGCCTCGCGGACTATGAGGTCATCGCCACGCGCGTGAAGGTGCTGAACACCGCGAAGACCACGCCCTTCGAACTGGAGAAGGGGGACAGCGTCGCCGAGGACATCCGCCTGAAGTTCCGGTACCTCGACCTGCGCCGCCCGGAGATGCAGCGCAACCTCGTCCTGCGCAGCAAGGCCGTCGCCGCCGTCACCGAGTACCTCGACCGCGAGGGTTTCGTGCAGGTCGAGACGCCCATGCTCACCAAGTCCACGCCCGAGGGCGCCCGTGACTTCCTGGTGCCCAGCCGTCAGAACCCCGGCGAGTTCTACGCGTTGCCGCAGAGTCCGCAGCTGTTCAAGCAGATGCTGATGATCGCCGGGTACGACCGGTACTACCAGCTGGCCCGCTGCTTCCGCGACGAGGATCTGCGCGCCGACCGTCAGCCGGACTTCACGCAGCTCGACATGGAGATGAGCTTCGTGGAACTCGACGACGTCCTGAGCACCCAGGAGGGCCTGATGGCCCACGTGTTCCGCGAGACGATGGGCGTCGACCTGCCCGTGCCGTTCCCGCGTATGGCGTACATGGACGCCATGAACCTCTACGGCTCGGACAAGCCGGACCTGCGCTTCGACCTGAAGTTCACGGACGTCACCGACCTGTTCCAGGGCGGCGAGTTCAAGGCCTTCGCCACCGCGCAGGCCGTCAAGGTGATCGCCGCGCCCGAACTGACCCGCAAGCAGATCGACGAACTCGAACGCATCGCCAAGCAGAACGGCGCCGGGGGGCTCGCGTGGCTCAAACGCGACGGCGACGGCTTCACCGGCGGCATCAGCAAGTTCGTGACTGCGCAGGCGGCCGAACTGATCGCCCGCACTGGCGTCGAACAGGGCGGCACGCTGCTGTTCACCGCCGGGGAGTGGAAGAAGGCCGTCGGGGCACTCGGCGCGGTCCGCCTCGCCCTGCGCGACCTGTTCGACCTCGCCGCCGCCGGGCCGCAGTTCCACGTCTCCTGGGTCACGGAGTTCCCCCAGCTGGAATTCGACGACGACAGCGGCACCTGGACGTACATGCACCACCCCTTCACCGCCCCCCACCCCGACGACCTGAACCTGTTCGGCACCGACCGCCAGGGGGAAATCCGCGCGCAGGCGTACGACCTCGTCCTGAACGGCTTCGAGGTCGGCGGCGGCAGCATCCGCATCCACGACCCCGCCGTCCAGGCGCAGATGTTCCAGGCGATCGGTTTCAGCGCCGAGCAGGCCCGCGAGAAATTCGGGTTCTTCATGGACGCCCTGGAGTACGGCACGCCCCCCCACGGCGGCATCGCCTGGGGTTTCGACCGCCTGATCATGGTCATGAGCGGCGCGACCAGCATCCGCGAGGTCATCGCCTTCCCGAAGAACAACCGCGGCGTGGACCTCATGGCCCTGGCACCCTCCCCCGTCGAGCCGGGCCAGCTGGCCGACGTCGGCCTGAGCGTGGCGGCTTCCGATATCTGAAACTGGCGAGAACTGATCTGAACGGGGAGGGCAACCTCCCTCAGTTCCTCTACCTTCAAGTGAAACTATTCACGATTAATCCAGGTCGTGAATAGTCTGTCTATTTTGTTGATAGCTTTCAGACTCCGACCATTCGAAGAAATTCCAGCGTCAGCTGAGCCACGGCCCGTGGGTGGGTATCCGTGAGGCCATGCGGCGCACCTGGAATCTGCCACACGATGGCCCCCTCGATGTCCGAGGAAATCCGTTCGACCGTCCAGGTCTGGATCACCGGATCGGCCGCCCCGTCAATGAGCAGCGTCGGTACCCTCACCTGCGGCAGTAACGGTCCCGTCATGTGGGCTTCCTGATCACGCGCCAGCAGGAGCATCCGGCGTCCCCCGCACCGCCGGTAGGCCCGCAACCCCGGCCACAACAGACCCGGCCGTTCTCTCGGCAGGTCGCGCAGCAGGCGCAACAACTGCAGCCGAACGCTGGGGTTCTCCGGAATACCAGTCGGAGCACACGCAATAAGGGCCGGGCTCAGGCTGGGGTGCCGGGCCGCGAGATCAAACATCACCTCTCCCCCCAGGGAGTGCCCGAAGACCGGGCTTCCAGACAACCCTGCCGCCTGTAACCACTGCGCCAGGTGGTCCGTGAGGTGCTCGATGCACACCGGGTAGTCGGAGCGGCCCTCACTGTCCCCATGACCGGGGGGGTCGTACACGAAGACGGTGCGTTCACGCGCGAGTTCGCGGGCCAGTCGGGCGTACATCCAGGAGGCGCAGCCCAGTCCGGGCACGATGACGAGCGGCGCGCCACGCCCACGCTTCCACGCGTGAGTGCGCAGTCCGTTGACGGTGAGGTACGTCGGCTGTCCCCTCAAATGGATGGCCTGACCTCTCCCCTGTTCAGGAAGTCGAGCACCAGCGAGTTGAATTGTTCGGGCGCGTCCACCATCGCCACGTGACCAGCGCGGGGAATCACCTCGAACCTGGAGCCGGGCAGCGCCGCGTGCAGCAACTCGCCCACCGGGAGAGGCACGAGGATATCCCGTTCTCCCCAGATGATGAGAGTCGGCACGCGGATGAGCGGCAGGATGTCCTGCACGCTGTCGCGCAGCAGATCGGTCGCGTTGCGCCACAGGTTGAGCGGCCCAGCGCGCAGGCCGTCCAGGACGATGCGGCCGATGAAGCGGCGGTCACCCAGCCAGGCGGCGCGCGGCAGGTGCAGCGCCGTTCTGGCCGGGTTGGCGCGCAGCAGTCCACTGGCACACACGAGCACGAGGCGCGTCACGCGGTCTGGTCGTTGCGCGGCGACATGCAAGCTGATCTGCCCTCCCATGGAGTGACCGATCAGGGTGACGTCGCGCAGGTCTCGGTCATCCAGCCACGCGGCGATCAGCGCGGCCGCCTCGCGCACGGTGCGCGATGGGCGCCCCCGGGACAGGCCGTACCCGCTGAGATCCAGACTGTAAACCGAGTGATCCTGTTTCAGTGCGGGGACGTTGAGTCTCCACCAGCGGGTGGAGCCACTCAGGCCGTGAACCAGCACGATGGGCGGGCCACCACCGGTGCGTCGGACGCTCAGGTGCGCGCCGTCATGTGTGAAGGACTCGGTGGCCACGTCCCGCAGGATAGAGGGTGTGGGGCAGAGGCGTCCTGCATGGAAAACTCACGCTTGAACCTACATGATGATCACCCAACCATGTGATTAATTTCACGATTGATCGTGTTCGTGAATGATTTGCCCGTTAGAACTCCTCCGCTTCGCACTTCTCGTCACGGAACAGCATTCCGTCCTCCACTATGCTTCGTAGCGTGCGCCCCGACGACCTGCCCGTGCTGCCCGCCACGCCCGGCGTGTACATCTTCCGCAAGGGCGGGACGCCCATCTACATCGGCAAGGCCAAGAACCTTCGCTCCCGCGTCAACCAGCACTTCAAGGCGGGCGGCAAGAGCGGGAAGTTCACCGCGCTGGCCGACACCCTGGAATTC
The Deinococcus sedimenti DNA segment above includes these coding regions:
- a CDS encoding alanine--glyoxylate aminotransferase family protein yields the protein MLDATPEHTLLTPGPTPIHPRAMQALTRPMLGHMDPEVFALNREIQADLRVMYGTEESTFTALLAGTGSLGMEAGFANLVEAGDDILVCANGSFGRRMAEMAARYGARVRLVTAPLGEAINPDDVAAHLDGAKMVAVVHGETSTGVLNPVPEIARLVRQSGALLTVDAVTTAGMEPFHMAQWGVDYAYTGAQKCLSAPPGLAPVAISERAFARFAARRTPTPLWYCDFEGLRDYWEDHSYHHTVPVNLHYALHAALRAALDEGLENRQRRVQQVGAAIQVALAPLGFTPYVRRPEDRLPTVLALRLPEGFDDAGVRKALRDRHISVTGGLGPTAGLIWRLGLMGETARPGPYLTLMHALEDLLGERGLADRFQAALEPVPA
- a CDS encoding metallophosphoesterase family protein, which produces MRLAFISDIHGNIHALTAVKRFLSENIVNQVIVVGDLVGYGASPGPVIDFVKREGWVVGLGSSDMRVAMDMGERADRKGVADQVLNWTKKMLTPDQVDFLRRLPPGGRIMTPVGRVRFFHGSPHDPEQRMDLMAPERELETLADSLGARVVLVGGTHVPFIRVIGDTTFVDPGSVGLTLNHEPGADVVLVDCVGRKPKVTLHKVTYDFASSAFDIMAWNLPPVIADVIRTGRMG
- the lnt gene encoding apolipoprotein N-acyltransferase codes for the protein MPTPATGLLLGLLLAACGLPLPWSALSFIPLTLILVFTARADTPRHAAGRAFWVGFGYFGLHLWWLGAFLVNLLGFPPLGAAAALLFALEGAFLVITAFLATSVARTRTGRIWTLAGAWVILEWLRFLGPLAFPWPTLGYTLLPTPAIQIADLGGVLLGSVLISFTAASLAHAWTERGQWGRRPLAPALLAAIAWAAALGYGLTRTPGTGPEQPMRVMRVTFDVFARASNSSDAIAEFEAQRAASLNRPQGSVVVWSESATRNQSTPAQPRTAIPGFPGPGITGYSGAQFTPLPNNQYRTEEFNTVTTLDTAGRIQSVNAKAQPVPFGELFPLRPILNPIYGLLERNLGFTLGSMPRNLTPTPLSLNGVLYGAYICYDSVFPRVARALAAQGAQVLVNPSNDGWYQGWGVQQHFSMGRVRAIETRRWLVRSVNNGVAGAVNDLGQPVQIVESGDELQVLDVRPRLLTGTTLYVRLGDWPALVLALSMVVYGMTRRERML
- a CDS encoding tyrosine-type recombinase/integrase; the protein is MSEITPYLGDRLAQARALAGLSDEALRVRAITAARDKSFEDLWSLTLAYLSSDTSAGVKLSPHTLRAYRKGVEVLLEHASSNAWNLLHPGRREPGLYVAALTASGLKPATVMARVAAAGALYRALRWAGATDADPFADVKRPKDRTKGVVKNPPYREDFVQAMLVEADPHEAALLLLLTHAGLRIAEALAVEWVHVNLSGRRLLVAHGKGDKARMVPMSARLREALEVLRGAAPSQGFVLPWRAYSTAYERLQRVALRCGREHEFRGFHAGRKYAGTQLYAAVKDFTRVAGFLGHEQVDTTRRYVEVPEDDLAEAIEAFR
- a CDS encoding diacylglycerol/lipid kinase family protein, whose amino-acid sequence is MTGNAPTSTGTLNGKRILVVFNPKSGSGDSELPEFIRLLKEAGADVTERELQPDTPMADYVTDIEQFTYLVGAGGDGTVSSLAYASRYKNVPMLAFPAGTANLIAQNLDLPQDAKSLAEIMIEGHALRVDMGEITVKDEKSGFCMLAGAGADASMIRDSEELKERFGVMAYVMSAMKQLNPKKTVFHLKIDGEVRDFEGIGVMVANFGMANYRLPITSDISPSDGRFTVILLKAGNIMRLIPNLIDSVRVKLNLGDPIFSGNLETIEARHIEIDADDPFPLQYDGELHVETTPFTAQILPGAIRFLTAAKRDDIET
- a CDS encoding IPT/TIG domain-containing protein, whose product is MLRFFVASLLMAGGLVACAPAQQGASQMVTVTPMLIKVSEGAARSGTVTIQGRYLGGPSAGKVRLGATEQGEGGYVFPAAAVQSWTDTQIVLTVPADAPVGGSWLFVEVGGMRSTGLPFSVRQ
- the hisS gene encoding histidine--tRNA ligase codes for the protein MAINRPKGTEDHLPALSPKLTLDVSAQAHGWLVEKARRVLERAGAQRIDTPLFEEADLVKRGVGGSTDIVRKEMFTVYYFGDHGGYILRPEGTAAIVRAYLQNGLKQLPAPLKLWTHGPMFRAERQQRGRLRQFHQVDYEVLGSTDALVDAEAIALMVGVVRELGLTGVRVKLGSIGDPEDRERYNTYLRELFTPQLERLSDDSKDRLTRNPMRILDSKSAGDQELLAELGVRPMLDFLGEEAGAHFRTVQAYLTEWGVEYDIDPSIVRGLDYYRLTAWELHHEGVGAKSALGGGGRYDGLAQELGSKETIPGIGWAFGVERLLLALEAEGMALPEIAGPLLYVAALDEVNVPHAARTAMSARAHARAEFAYRAMKPAAAFRDAERRGAHWVALLGTDEVTQGTLSLKNIRTGEQRSLAAADLATFLQEHV
- the aspS gene encoding aspartate--tRNA ligase, whose amino-acid sequence is MKRTAMIGHLTPAHAGQTVTLQGWVNRRRDLGGLIFLELRDRSGLVQVQVEPDSAAFADADRLRAEYVAEIEGTYQARPESQRKGGLADYEVIATRVKVLNTAKTTPFELEKGDSVAEDIRLKFRYLDLRRPEMQRNLVLRSKAVAAVTEYLDREGFVQVETPMLTKSTPEGARDFLVPSRQNPGEFYALPQSPQLFKQMLMIAGYDRYYQLARCFRDEDLRADRQPDFTQLDMEMSFVELDDVLSTQEGLMAHVFRETMGVDLPVPFPRMAYMDAMNLYGSDKPDLRFDLKFTDVTDLFQGGEFKAFATAQAVKVIAAPELTRKQIDELERIAKQNGAGGLAWLKRDGDGFTGGISKFVTAQAAELIARTGVEQGGTLLFTAGEWKKAVGALGAVRLALRDLFDLAAAGPQFHVSWVTEFPQLEFDDDSGTWTYMHHPFTAPHPDDLNLFGTDRQGEIRAQAYDLVLNGFEVGGGSIRIHDPAVQAQMFQAIGFSAEQAREKFGFFMDALEYGTPPHGGIAWGFDRLIMVMSGATSIREVIAFPKNNRGVDLMALAPSPVEPGQLADVGLSVAASDI
- a CDS encoding alpha/beta fold hydrolase, which encodes MRGQPTYLTVNGLRTHAWKRGRGAPLVIVPGLGCASWMYARLARELARERTVFVYDPPGHGDSEGRSDYPVCIEHLTDHLAQWLQAAGLSGSPVFGHSLGGEVMFDLAARHPSLSPALIACAPTGIPENPSVRLQLLRLLRDLPRERPGLLWPGLRAYRRCGGRRMLLLARDQEAHMTGPLLPQVRVPTLLIDGAADPVIQTWTVERISSDIEGAIVWQIPGAPHGLTDTHPRAVAQLTLEFLRMVGV
- a CDS encoding alpha/beta fold hydrolase; its protein translation is MATESFTHDGAHLSVRRTGGGPPIVLVHGLSGSTRWWRLNVPALKQDHSVYSLDLSGYGLSRGRPSRTVREAAALIAAWLDDRDLRDVTLIGHSMGGQISLHVAAQRPDRVTRLVLVCASGLLRANPARTALHLPRAAWLGDRRFIGRIVLDGLRAGPLNLWRNATDLLRDSVQDILPLIRVPTLIIWGERDILVPLPVGELLHAALPGSRFEVIPRAGHVAMVDAPEQFNSLVLDFLNRGEVRPSI